The following coding sequences are from one Rathayibacter sp. SW19 window:
- a CDS encoding methylenetetrahydrofolate reductase, translating into MSQQQHEDTGTSRCPAGTPFSFELYPPRTDAAAARLPQTIDRLAAANPDFISVTYGAGGSSRSSSLDVVRYIQQNTTVDPMAHLTCVGSSHAEANRLIHEFLDAGVRSFLALRGDPPTGQTADDQAGRQPVLGDLHSAAELVQLIHRVQAERVPYSELSVPGRPDLRTVRSRRERVTIAVAAFPNGHPRSRSVSQDIDTLLAKQAAGANLAITQLFFHADDYLAFAQRAKQAGVEFPILPGIMPVTSPARLRRMLELSGEDMPSELAIQLEIEPTEQGQREIGIDHAARFAARLIAGGAPGIHLYTFNQHDTVLAVLERCGILTTSTEKEPA; encoded by the coding sequence ATGAGCCAGCAACAGCACGAAGACACCGGCACAAGCCGATGTCCGGCCGGCACGCCGTTTTCGTTCGAGTTGTACCCGCCGCGCACCGACGCTGCCGCCGCCAGGCTGCCGCAGACGATCGATCGCCTGGCCGCCGCGAACCCTGACTTCATCTCGGTCACATACGGGGCGGGCGGGTCATCGCGCTCCTCGTCGCTGGATGTTGTCCGCTACATCCAGCAAAACACGACCGTTGACCCGATGGCGCACTTGACGTGCGTCGGCTCATCCCACGCAGAAGCCAACCGCCTCATCCATGAATTCCTGGACGCAGGCGTGCGCAGCTTCCTTGCGCTGCGCGGCGACCCGCCAACCGGTCAGACTGCCGACGATCAGGCAGGGCGCCAGCCAGTGCTCGGCGATCTGCATAGCGCCGCAGAACTCGTGCAGTTGATCCACCGCGTGCAAGCGGAACGGGTGCCGTACAGCGAACTGTCAGTGCCGGGCCGCCCAGACCTGCGAACGGTGCGCAGCAGGCGCGAACGCGTCACGATTGCCGTTGCGGCCTTCCCGAACGGGCACCCGCGGTCGCGTTCGGTCAGCCAAGACATCGACACACTGCTGGCCAAGCAGGCGGCAGGTGCCAACCTCGCGATCACCCAATTGTTCTTCCACGCTGACGACTATCTCGCCTTCGCGCAACGGGCGAAGCAAGCGGGTGTCGAATTCCCGATTCTGCCGGGCATCATGCCCGTCACCAGTCCTGCCCGGCTCCGACGGATGCTCGAACTCAGCGGCGAGGACATGCCAAGCGAACTCGCCATCCAGCTCGAGATCGAGCCGACAGAGCAAGGGCAACGAGAAATCGGAATCGACCATGCCGCGCGCTTCGCAGCTCGTTTGATCGCCGGAGGAGCGCCCGGAATTCACCTGTACACGTTCAACCAGCACGACACCGTCCTCGCCGTTCTCGAACGATGCGGCATTCTCACCACCAGCACCGAAAAGGAACCAGCATGA